In Lactobacillus xylocopicola, the genomic stretch TTCGGGATACTCGCCTTGGGGCCGTCTGCCGGTATATTCTGCTTCAATGCCAAAATATTTTTGAGCATACTCCCTCATCTGCAAAACATTATTAACAAAAGCGTCTAAGGCTTTAGGATCATATTTGAACGGATAATAGGTCTGCTGATAATAAGCACGCAAGTCGTCAAAACTGTCGCTCCAGGCGAAAGCACCACCAGCATAACGGGTGTTACCACCCTCCTGTCCTTCTGGTGCTGAATCAATTAACAAAACTTTGGCCCTATTGTCCGCTGCAAATCTTGCGGCAGTGGCGCCAGCACCACCAAAGCCAACCACCACAACATCGTAGATTGCATCCCACTTAAGTGTCGAATTATAAATCAAAATATCTACCTCCACTTTCCTAAATAATTCTTACTATCTGCAATATATCCCCTAAACTTTTCTTAGTCTAATAAATTTTTGCTTACCTAATTTATAAATAAAGTGTGAGAGTTTTTGTAACTCAAAGGATTCTGGTATTTTTTAGGAAATTTAATATAATTAAAAAAGATATACTTATAAATTATTTTTATTTTAGGAAGTTAACATGAACGAAAAAGATCTTTTGTACTTTTGTAAACTAGTCGAAACAGAAAGCTACACTGTTACTGCTTCCGCCTTTGATGTCACTCAACCAACCATTTCGATGGCGGTCAAACGGCTCGCCGAAAAGTTTGGTGACCCGTTAATTCTTCAAAAAAATCGCAAAAGTAAAATCTCGCTAACCGATGCCGGCGACCTCCTCTATCAGAAGGCCAAAATCCTACTGCACGACATTGCCAGTATTAACTACGACGTTAAGCACGCTAGTGATAAAAAAATCCGGATTGCCTTTTCTGGTGAGGCGGGAAGCCTATATATTCCCGACATTATCCAAAAATTTCACCAAGCCGGTATCAATAACCTGCTTGAGACTCACTTAGAAAGGTCTGCCAATGCTTTTTCTGATCTAACTAACGGCGACGTTGATGTGGCTATCTACTCTTGGATGCTCCCCATCAACGATCCCGAATACTTCATTCACAACCTCCAAAAAACCGAGCTAGTAATTATTACTAGCCGGCAAGATCCCTGGAAAGAGATGCATGAAGTCGGAGCTGCCGACTTGCGTAACCGCCAATTTATTGCCCGCAACCGGGGCTTTTTAACTAGAGAATGCCTAGAACGAGAAGCAAAATTGGGTGCATTCACACCCAATGTGATCTATACCGCTTCTTCAATGAAGTTAATGATCGATCTCGTGAAGCGCAACGTGGGCATTGCATTGGCAATGGAAAGTAGTCTCACTGACTTAACCGGACTCCACATTATCCGGTTAAAGGCGGGACAAAAAATTTGGGCCTACATGCAAATTGCAATGCGAAAAAGCTTTATTCCTAATAAGTATCAACGCCAAGGAATCGACATTTTACGCCACTTTAAACCCTAAAAACTGACTCAGCTTTTGTTTTTTTCGCAAAAAAAGGCCCCATAGTTGAACTACAACCATGGGGTCTTTTTAAATACTTTAAGCTAAAACTGTAAATAATAAGCCGGCAATCGTGCCACCAGCAAGTGGAGCAACGATGGGAACCCAGCTGTAAGCCCAATCTGAATCACCCTTATTAGCGATTGGCATAAATTGGTGAGCCAGTCTTGGCCCCAAGTCACGAGCGGGGTTCATTGCAGCACCAGTCGGTCCGCCTAATGATAGCAGTACGGCCGCAATCAAAAACCCAGCGAGGAGTGGATTCAGTCCGGGGGCAAAAGGCGTCTTGCTCATCGCCAACAGACCATAAACCAAGACAAAAGTCGCCATTAACTCCGTAACAAAGTTCCACAAATAATTTCTGATTGCTGGGACAGTGGCAAAAGTGCCTAAAATCGCGCTTTGGTCATCGGTTTCCGCCCAGTGTGGGTAATAGGTCAACCAAACTAGGATGCCGCCAACAAAGCCACCGGCAACTTGCGCAAGCATGTATGGCAAAACTGCTGACCACGCCGTCTTATGTGCAATTGCCATGCCCAACGTTACTGCTGGGTTGAAATGACCCGGAGACAACCAGCTAACACAGTACACCCCAAAGGTCACGGCAAAGCCCCAACCTAAGGAAATGACAATCCAGCCACTAGCTTTGGCCTTCGACTTGTTCAAGTTGACACTGGCACAGGCGCCGTCGCCAAGTAATATTAGAATAATGGTGCCGAAGAACTCGCCCACTAATTGCATTGTTAAACTATTGTTCATTTTCTATTCTCCTACTTCGATTATCAAGTTGTATAGTAGACTCTTAAAATAACTTCAGTAGTAAACTATTCCCAATTCGAATATACAACTATTCTAGTTCAGTGTAAACCATTTCTTGACTTTCACGAAAAATAGCTCTTACTCACAAGAGCAAGAGCTATTTTTAATTATAGTACTATTTATTTAGTTCTTTACCACTTTTATGGTCTAAAGCTGACCACTTAATAAAGTCCTTACTTGTAAAGCCCACCAACTTAAGGCCGCGCACCGTCTTGGTCTTGTGAACTAGCAAAGTCTTGCCCTTTGGTACGTAGTAGCCAGTTCTAAGTTTACCCTTGCTGGTATATACGTCTGCCCTTTTCTTTACCTTATAACTGACCGCTTTAAATACTTTAACGTTCTTAGCCTCAACGTATTGGGCCTTGGTCTGTTTGCTACTAGAATTGGGGTTGAGAAATTGCACTAAGGTCTTGTTCTTAACGGAATTAATCCCGCCGGTGATGTAGAGCACTGTACCCTTCTTCATCTTAGCTTTTTTAGCTACTTTCCCACTCTTATCGTAAACCGCACTCGCCTTGGTGACTTTAACATATTTGTTATTCAAAGCCAGTGCTTTGGAAATATCATTTGAATTACCGTTAGTCGTCTTACTTGGCGTTGTTGTCGAAGTAGTTGGCTGGTTAGTTGCTGGACTTGTAGTCTCTGCCGCGAAAACTGGTGCCGCCGCGCTCATTACCAGCGATAGCGAAGTGACTCCGACAAAACTTAATAACATTTTTTGCTTCATTTTAAAACCTCATTACTTCATATTATTTACTATATAATTATTTTACTACAATCCTTTGACGATTTCTCGCCTTTCAGAAAACTAATTTTGCTTTATACTATTAAGTAAAGTAAGCAAAATTCAGTCGTTAGGATGGTCTAAATGACAAGTCGAAAAAAAGCTGTAATAGAAATCCTGGTCACAATCGACCAAAATTATCTCAAACCACTAGAAGTAATGCTGTACTCGCTCAGGCTCAACAACCCTGGAGAAGACTTTCGAATTTGGGTACTTCACGATAATATCCCAGCCCGTGCTTTAGCTGCACTTCACACTTATAGTATCAAAATTGGCATGGAAATCGCCCCCATGGCTATGGACAAACATTTCGACTTTCCTGCTTCTTTGCTTAACCTGCACGACTATCCCAAGGAAATGTACTTTAGACTGCTAGCTGGTCAAGCGCTGCCAGCATACCTGCATCAGATAATCTACCTAGATCCTGATATTTTAGTGATTAACGCGCTGCGGCCCCTTTGGGAAACCGACCTGCAGGGTAAAATGTTTGCTGCAGCAGTTCATGAGGGTTTAACTGACATCATGAGTTCAATTAACAACATTAGACTAGGTACCGACACAGCCTACTTTAATTCTGGAATCATGCTCATGGACCTAGACCAGATGCGACAAAAAATCAAAGTCGTAGAGATTGCTGCAGCAATTCAACAGCACCATGATACGCTAATTTTACCTGACCAAGACATTCTTAACTACCTGTACGGCGAAGACATCTTAAAAATCCCAGAAACTCGGTGGAACTATGATGCTCGTGCTTATTCTATCTACTTCACCCGTAGCGGCGGCAATATCAACACTGAGTGGGTTATGGAAAATACAGCCATCCTGCACTTTTGTGGCAAACCCAAGCCTTGGGAGCGCGAAAAACACTCGCACTACTCACGCTTCAAACCACTCTATCTGAACTATCAACAGATGGTTAACCGGATCTTTCAGCAGCAAAAATAATAAGATATTTCGCTTTTTTCTATTGAAGGACCAGCCAACTGTGATAAAATAAGAAAAGTTGCCAGATATCATGCAACGCAATGACTTACCTAGTCTGCGTATATGCCAGATTAGCGTGATACTTGTTTATTCATTTTTTAGAAAAGAGAAGGAAAGATATGGCCTCAATTAACAAATCTGAACTCACTAAAGAAGTTTCAGCGAAGACAGAACTTAAGCAAAAAGATGCTGAAAAAGTTATCGATGCTTTAATTGAATCAATTAAGGAAGACTTAGCTAAAGGCGAAAAAGTGCAAATCATCGGCTTTGGTTCATTTGAAGTTCGCAGTCGGGCAGCCAGAAAAGGTAGAAATCCCCAAACTGGTAAAACTTTGACTATTCCTGCTACTAAGGTACCTGCTTTTAAACCAGGTAAGGCCTTAAAAGATGCTGTGAAATAAGTTTTCATACCATCGAAAAAGCCAACAGATCTAAGATCTGTTGGCTTTTTCTTCGTTTAAAAACTTTATTTTTGATGGTTCAGTCGCCGGGCACAGAAGTCGCCGACAATTTGCACAATAAAGATTATAACTACGACCAGAAATGTCGCCGCCAGAGTAACGTCATCATCAGACCTTTGGTAACCATAGACGATTGCTGTGTTGCCCAGTCCCCCTGCACCAATGGCTCCAGCCATCGCGGTTAGCCCAATCAGACTAATCAGGGTCACCGTTGATACGCGAATTAATTCTGAACGTGACTCGCCCAAATAAACATCAAAAATAATGTCCCAGTTGCTAGCACCCAGACTCTGCGCAGCCTCTATCTTGCCATTGTCGACACTCTCCAGGGCCACCTGAACCTGGCGCGCATAAAACGGAAATACCCCCAGGGAGAGCGGAACTAGTGAGGCCGTGAGGCCAATCTCGGTGTGCACAATTAACCTGGTCAGTGGTGCAATAAAAGCTAATAAGATAATAAAGGGAATAGCCCGAAAAATTGAAACAAACTTGTCAAAAATGTTATACCAGAACTTGTTGGGCATAATACCATCGCTTTTAGTTAGGACCAGCAGGACACCAAAGATAATGCCGAGAATCCCACCAAAAATAGCTGACCAAAAGGTCATATAAAATGTCTGACCGATGGCTGACCCCCAGCCATAGTCACCCTGCCAGCCCAAATTCACTACATTAGGAAAAGTCTTGCTAAACCAACTAATCATATAATTTCCCCTTTTCATTTAACCGTGTAACTGCTACTTTTTCTGCGGTCAAAAACCGTCGGGTCTCTTCCTGTTTAGTCGAATCACCCTTAACTAGGACCAAGAGCGTGCCAATCGGTTCATCATTAAGCAATTCAACGTTTCCATAAAGCATGCTAGTTTCAACCCCAATTTCGCGGTAAAGGTCAATAATAATTGTCTTAGTGACATTAGCCATGCTGTAAACTAGCTGGTAAATCGCCTCATTGGCTCCCAACTTGTCCAAGTGGAGCGACTTCAACGTATTAATAACTTCACGTGAACCACCGACAAAACTTTGCGTCAGCTCATTCTGCGGATGCAACACGACCTCCCGCAATGAGCCCTGTTCCACAACTTCACCATGCTGCATTAGCACGACCTCATCACAAATCTTCTTAATTGCCGCCATTTCGTGAGTGATTAAGACAATCGTTAAGTTGAGTTCTTCCTTCAGCCGTTTCAGTAAGGCTAAAATCTGCTGAGTATTTTGCGGATCTAGTGCACTAGTTGCCTCATCCGAAATCAAAATATCGGGTTCATTGGCCAGTGCACGAGCAATTGCAACACGTTGCTGCTGTCCACCCGAGAGCTGGCTAGGGTAAAAGTTGGCCTTATCTCTTAGGTCAACTAAGTCAAGCAGTTTTAAACATTTTTCCTCAACCTCTTGGTCCTTTAAGTTAGCATGCTTTAACGCAAAAGCAACATTTTCAATCACTGTGATCTCATTGAGCAGGTTGAAATGTTGAAAAATCATCCCGATTTTTCGGCGAGCCAGTTGAAGCTTTTTGCCACTAATAACCTGCTGGCCATCCTTAACAAAGTCAATACCGTTAACCCTAATACTGCCCGCTGTCGGTCTTTGCAAGAGATTGATGGTTCGGACCAAAGTCGACTTACCCGCCCCAGAAAAACCAACAATACCGAAGATACTGCCCTTTTCAATGGACAGACTAACGTCGTTTACTGCCTGTACCGTCTGGCCTTTTTGGTCTGGAAAATCAACCTTAACGTGTTGTAATTCAATAATCCCCATTGCCTACTTCTCCATTCACTAAAACTTTAAATCCCAAGCCGGTATTTCCATGTCACCATAATATTTCTTATAAAGGCGCTTAGTTTCGGCTGTTTGAAAGGACTTAACTACCGCCAGATAGTCCTTGTTCTTTTCTTCACCTTTCCGCGCCCCAATAATGTTTACCCACTGCAGGGAGTCCTGGTTAACCGGTTCGATATAGATTGTTTCCTTAGTACCAAGACCAGCCGGACTTGCAAAGTCATTATTGACCACTGCGGCATCAACTGAGTTAATTACCCGGCCCGCCTGATCAGCATTAATTTCTTTGATTTTAAAATTCTTGGGATTCTTAATAATATCTGCAGCGGTGACTAAAGCCTGTCCCGGACGTAATTTAATCAGCCCCGCATTCTTTAAAACAAAGAGCGCCCGGGATTCGTTACTGGCGTCGTTGGGAACGGCAATCGTTGCACCTTTAGGGAGTTCACTTAACTTGTGGTACTTCTTAGAATAAAGCCTGATGGGCGCAATCTTAGTCCGCCCAATTGCCACCACGCCGCCATGATTTGCCTTGTTCCAGGCTTTCAAAAAGGCATAGTGCTGAAATGCATTGAGGTCAATGTCACCATTTTTAACTGCCTTATTAGGTTGGTTGTAATCAGTGAAATTCTTGATTTTTAGCGTCACCCCATACTTTTGTTTAGCGACGATTGCAGCCTGCTCCCAAATTTTTTGCTTCGCTTTAGTTTCGCTGACAATCCCCACTGTCACCACGTGGTCTTTTTGGTCATTATTTTTCTTTGGTCCAAAACTGAACCAGGCTGCCGCTACAATGACCAGGGCAGCAACTAGCCCGATAATAATATTTCGCTGTTTTTTTCTTCTCATTATTTTTACCTCCAAAATTGCAAATAAAAAAGCACTCATCCTATCTACTAAGGACGAGTGCTTCGCGTTACCACCTTTAAATTTGTTCATTACTCACGTAATAAACCTCACTGGCTGTCAATCAACAGTCTGCAATCATAACGGATGCAACTCCGCCGTCAGCTAACTATCACTGCCGGTCATCACTCCAAGCCCATCTTCATCATCCCTTGTTAACTGACTCTCACCACCACGTCAGCTCTCTTTACTAACAATAAAACGACTACTCTGCTTTTCAAGATGTATTAATTATTTAATTGTTTATTAATTTAGCACCTCAAATAAATTCTGTCAACTAAAATTATCAATTTATTTATCTGCTAGGTCATTTTTGCGCAGATAAGTTTTAAAAACATAGGGGTACTTGTTCTGCTCATCAGGCTGGTGCGCTATTTTTTTGATTAACTTAAACTGGCTGTAATCCAGCGGCGGCATCACTGTATCTCCAGCAAAACTGGCCTTGATCTCGGTTTTTTCAAGACAATCAACGCGCTCCTGCAGTGCTTCAAACACCATCGCCCCACCAATGACAAAAATCTGGTCGGCTGAATGGTCCGCCAGCCAGGTGTCTAACTTAGCTAACGTCGGTAATATCAGGACTTGCTGATGAGCCGCATACTTGCTCTTCAAGTCCTTGCTACTACTCAGCACAATGTGCTGGCGCTGCGGCAAGATGGTGGGCAGGCTGATAAAGGTCTTGCGCCCCATGACAATTGGATGTCCTAGCGTTAGTTCCTTGAAATGCTTCAAGTCGTTGGGCAAATGCCATGGCAGGTGCCCAGCCAACCCAATCTCGTGTTTTTGATCTTCTGCCCATATATAGGTAATCATTACTTCAGCCCTCCTACTGCAATTATACCGGTTAAGGCTCAGCTTTTGCTGGTAATTAGATTCAGCTTTTCAGATTTCTCTATAGAGGTTAACGCGCCTAGAGCTGAATGTGCTATAGTAATTAGGTAAAACCACCGGCAGTAAGGAGAAAACATGAATAAGAAAACTGATCAAATTACCGCAAAAAATTACAATAAAATGAAGGAGACCGAGGCTGATTTAGTCCGTGACTTGCAAGCCGTAGTCAAAGATGCAAGTAAGGAAGCTAGCCTTAGTGACGAAATTTTTCAAAAGCACCAAGACTGGCTCAAGTTAATCATGCCCAACTACTCTCCTGAAATTCACTTGGGTATCATTAAGGGCTATGAAAACATTGAGCGTTATCAGTCATATTACGACAACAAGGCCGGTAAAGGTGCCACCAACATACTAATTAAGATTGTCAAAGCGCATTTGGCAAAATAAAAGGTGAAGTTCCGCTCTGTAAAAGCAAAACTTCACCTTTTTTAATGAAACCAGTGGGTGTGCTTGTCGGTGAAAGCCAACAAGTCATTACTAAGGTAAAGGAGATAGGTAATGAACAGGGTCAAATTGGCATCGCCTTGAAAGGCCGTCACTCCCCAAAGGACTACCGACATGATACCCTGAATCGTCCAAAAATAGTACTGCTCGCGAAAGCGCAGCGTGCACAGTATCGATCCAGTGACGCCGATTGCGCCAGCAGTCGCATCAATCCAAGGCCGCGGACTAATAAAAACCTGGGTATCCATAAAGTAAAGTAGCCCCAGTACTACCATAAAGAACAAGAGCGTCAAAAACCACTGGGAAATATTCAATCCGCGAATATGCTTTTCCGCATTTTTAGACCAAGCTGGCAACAATAAGACCGGTAAATCTAACAACAAGATATAGGAAGCCTGTAAAACCACATTGGCATAATTTTTGGCATAAATCGAAACAATAATGTAAATAATTGCAGATAGCAAGCCCAAGATCCCGTTAATTGGCTTGGCATTAGTAATGGCCAGCGTACAGGTAAAGCCCATAACTGCAGCAATCATCGTTATTAAAGCAAGCGCGTTTAGGGGCGCGCCCACCGTGGTCCCAATAATAATCCCAATCCCTAGCATTAACAACATGTAGGTTTTGAAACTCCATCCTCGCATCTGGTCAAGATACCAACTAAGTCTGAAAATATTAGTATTCGGCTGTAATTTCATCTATTTCTGTCCCATCCATTCAATAATTTAGCATTTAAAAAATACGCCTTTCATCATAGCATTTTTCTGGCTAAATTTTCTAAAATTTTTTTGCAGGTTACTAGCTCAACTATCAGTTATTTTTTGGAATTGAGCAACCAGCGCAGCAAGAAAGGCGCTAGCAAGGTCGTCATGATGATTGACCCAACGACCACAGAATAAGCTTCTGGTGCTAACAGATGTTGCTGCAACCCAAGCTGAGCAACTACTAGCGCCATCTCCCCTCTTGAAACCATTCCCGCACCAATCGTTAGTGCTTGCTGATTAGCAAATCCAGCAAGTTTGGCCCCTAATCCTGCTCCGAGCAATTTCGACATGACCCCGCCCAGAAACAGCGTTAAAAATAAGGTGCCGTCCTGGAAAATTCCCGTCAGCGACATCTTTAGACCGATGCTGGCAAAAAAGATGGGGATAAAACTGCTGTAGCCAAGCACCGTGAAGTTTTTTTGCAATTCAACTTTTGCGGAGCTTCGACCCAGTGCTAACCCGGTTAAAAAGGCGCCCAGGACACTACTGAGACCGACTGCCTCTGCTAACCAGGCCGCGGCCAAAACTAGCAAAAGACTGACCAGAGTCGTAGGAACCGGTAGCGTCAAGCGTCGACTTAAGGTAATTAGTCGCGGCATGAACCAAATGCCAGTGAGGGCCAAGAGGCCAAGATAACCCACTTGTAGTAGGAGCGGCTTAACTAGTTGTAAGGCAGCTGTTGTTCCGCCGTTTGCAGCACTCATCAAATTGCTGGTAACACTTAATAAAATAATCGCCAGCAGATCATCAACCACAGCTGCACCTAGAATAGTCATCCCTACCTGACTGTTCAGCTGGCCCATTTCTTGCAAAACCGCAACTGAAATGGAAACCGAAGTCGCAGCAAAAATCAAACCGAGAAATAAACTTTCACTTTTAGCAAAATGAAACATAATACCGGTCAAATAGGCCGTGATAATTGGCACCACCATCCCCATAGCCGCTACTAAGACGCTCTGTCGCCATAATTTTTTCAAAATTGCTAGGTCACTTTCTAAGCCCGCCAAAAACATTAGTAAAACAACGCCCAGATCAGCAAAACTAGCAAGCAAATTACTGGGGCTTACCCAGTTTAAAATTGCGGGACCAATGACTATTCCTGCCAGCAACTCGCCTATTACTGCCGGTAGGTGGCAACGAGTACTTAGTTGCCCGCCAATTAACGTAAATAATAAAACTACCACTAGTGTGCTTAAAACTTGCATTTCTTCCTCTTTCAACTAAAAAAGCCTTCAACAATTGCCTAGGCAACCCAAACCTAGAAACAATTCTTGAAAGCCAATAGCTCCAACCTTATCTTTTTATTTACTGATAGTTTATTATAGCCTAGTTAGGAATAAATTAGCCAGTCATTTATACATAACCTATATTCTGTTACATTAGCTAGAATGCTTTTTCAAAAACGAATTGTCTACTTACCCTATTAGATGTAAGATAAAGGTGGTTAACTGCCAGCATTTTTAAGGAGATTATTTATGAAAGCTAAAAAAACACTGTCATTATTCATCGCTAGTGCCATAGCCTTAACCACCGGTAGCGGAATTGCGATCAGCGCAACTAATACTAACGTTCAGGCCAAGCAAGTAACCTTATCTAAAGGTACCTACAAGGTTAGTGCTAAGGGCAAGATTACTCCAGGTCGTTATCGGATTGAATCAGTCCAAGGCCACGGCGTGGTCTCGTCAATTAGAAAGAAGCCGGCTGGGTTTTTCTCTGAACTAATTGGTGATGCTGCCGCCCGGAATGATTCCAGCACTTATATCTCATCATATACTACAGACCTAGGCAAGGGTAACAAGCTTGAATTTACTGGTACTGGCACCTATAAATTAATTAAATTGTCGCGGAAAAGACATTACCGCACCACTCTAACTGCCGGTCAGTGGAAAGTCGGCCGGGACATTAAGCCGGGCAAATATACCTTTACTGCAATTACCGGTCAGGGCAATGTGGCTACCGATTCTTATGGCAGTAAATATTTCTTTACCCAACTACTAGGAACTGAAAAAAAGGCAAGTAGCGGCCGCGTCACAAAATTCACCAAAACATTAGTTAAAGGCGAATATTTAAGTACTGGCGTAGAAAAGATCAAGTTAACTAGAAAATAGAATAGAATAAAATAACCACCGGAGATTTTTCCTGGTGGCTTTTTATTTAAAATATTTGAATAAGTCTACCCCATTGTCTGAAGCCATTTTTAGAGTTTCTTCCATATCGTAACCATAATCTGTGATCGTGATATCATACATAAAATCGTGAATTTCGTCAGGCTCTGCTGTTTTACTAAACGTGAAAAAAGCTCCAATAAGACCTAGCCATTGCAAAACAATTAAAAAATCTTCATCTGAATAGACCAAAAAATATATGCTATTATCGATTGATTTTTCCAAATGGTATGTTATTTTTCTTTCTCCACTGAGATACCTAAAATAAACGATTAAATTCTCTTGTTTTTTTTTGTTCACAATTAAAAAATGTTACTCTCTCCGTCACCATTTGCTTAAAGCTGTTTTTAAAAATATTACCATATTTTTGGATTATTTAAGCGATATTTTGTTTTTAAAATACTAGCTAGATATTGAAGATATAAAAATGACCTATCGATTAATTTCAGATAAGTCATTTTTAATTACTTTGGCGAACATTTGACGAGCATCTATATTTAAAATGCTGTTATATCAATGCCTTCAAGCACTATATTAAGGAGAGTACAGGATTTGAACCTGCGCGCCGGTATAAGCCGGTTCGCCGGATTTCGAGTCCGGTGCATTACCACTCTGCCAACTCTCCGCAACGGATACCATTATAACCTACTAGTCCAAATTTTCCAACCTAATTACGTATAAAAATAAAGTAGCGCGGCAGCACTTTCGGTTGGATTGTCTGGAAAAATCCCCTGTTACTTCCCTAGACCATCATTAACCTGACTACTGCTACCACAACAACTAAACATTGAGGCCGAGACCACAATGTTAGTTGCCAAGTTGACATCACCATGCTAGGTCGCAGCAAAACGGTCAAAACAGCAACGGTAGGCGTTGCGACTTGAATAATTAAAATTTTATAGAAGCTGGGCAGCATCGCC encodes the following:
- a CDS encoding LysR family transcriptional regulator translates to MNEKDLLYFCKLVETESYTVTASAFDVTQPTISMAVKRLAEKFGDPLILQKNRKSKISLTDAGDLLYQKAKILLHDIASINYDVKHASDKKIRIAFSGEAGSLYIPDIIQKFHQAGINNLLETHLERSANAFSDLTNGDVDVAIYSWMLPINDPEYFIHNLQKTELVIITSRQDPWKEMHEVGAADLRNRQFIARNRGFLTRECLEREAKLGAFTPNVIYTASSMKLMIDLVKRNVGIALAMESSLTDLTGLHIIRLKAGQKIWAYMQIAMRKSFIPNKYQRQGIDILRHFKP
- a CDS encoding MIP/aquaporin family protein, which translates into the protein MNNSLTMQLVGEFFGTIILILLGDGACASVNLNKSKAKASGWIVISLGWGFAVTFGVYCVSWLSPGHFNPAVTLGMAIAHKTAWSAVLPYMLAQVAGGFVGGILVWLTYYPHWAETDDQSAILGTFATVPAIRNYLWNFVTELMATFVLVYGLLAMSKTPFAPGLNPLLAGFLIAAVLLSLGGPTGAAMNPARDLGPRLAHQFMPIANKGDSDWAYSWVPIVAPLAGGTIAGLLFTVLA
- a CDS encoding SLAP domain-containing protein, with product MKQKMLLSFVGVTSLSLVMSAAAPVFAAETTSPATNQPTTSTTTPSKTTNGNSNDISKALALNNKYVKVTKASAVYDKSGKVAKKAKMKKGTVLYITGGINSVKNKTLVQFLNPNSSSKQTKAQYVEAKNVKVFKAVSYKVKKRADVYTSKGKLRTGYYVPKGKTLLVHKTKTVRGLKLVGFTSKDFIKWSALDHKSGKELNK
- a CDS encoding glycosyltransferase family 8 protein produces the protein MTSRKKAVIEILVTIDQNYLKPLEVMLYSLRLNNPGEDFRIWVLHDNIPARALAALHTYSIKIGMEIAPMAMDKHFDFPASLLNLHDYPKEMYFRLLAGQALPAYLHQIIYLDPDILVINALRPLWETDLQGKMFAAAVHEGLTDIMSSINNIRLGTDTAYFNSGIMLMDLDQMRQKIKVVEIAAAIQQHHDTLILPDQDILNYLYGEDILKIPETRWNYDARAYSIYFTRSGGNINTEWVMENTAILHFCGKPKPWEREKHSHYSRFKPLYLNYQQMVNRIFQQQK
- a CDS encoding HU family DNA-binding protein; protein product: MASINKSELTKEVSAKTELKQKDAEKVIDALIESIKEDLAKGEKVQIIGFGSFEVRSRAARKGRNPQTGKTLTIPATKVPAFKPGKALKDAVK
- a CDS encoding methionine ABC transporter permease encodes the protein MISWFSKTFPNVVNLGWQGDYGWGSAIGQTFYMTFWSAIFGGILGIIFGVLLVLTKSDGIMPNKFWYNIFDKFVSIFRAIPFIILLAFIAPLTRLIVHTEIGLTASLVPLSLGVFPFYARQVQVALESVDNGKIEAAQSLGASNWDIIFDVYLGESRSELIRVSTVTLISLIGLTAMAGAIGAGGLGNTAIVYGYQRSDDDVTLAATFLVVVIIFIVQIVGDFCARRLNHQK
- a CDS encoding methionine ABC transporter ATP-binding protein, translated to MGIIELQHVKVDFPDQKGQTVQAVNDVSLSIEKGSIFGIVGFSGAGKSTLVRTINLLQRPTAGSIRVNGIDFVKDGQQVISGKKLQLARRKIGMIFQHFNLLNEITVIENVAFALKHANLKDQEVEEKCLKLLDLVDLRDKANFYPSQLSGGQQQRVAIARALANEPDILISDEATSALDPQNTQQILALLKRLKEELNLTIVLITHEMAAIKKICDEVVLMQHGEVVEQGSLREVVLHPQNELTQSFVGGSREVINTLKSLHLDKLGANEAIYQLVYSMANVTKTIIIDLYREIGVETSMLYGNVELLNDEPIGTLLVLVKGDSTKQEETRRFLTAEKVAVTRLNEKGKLYD
- a CDS encoding MetQ/NlpA family ABC transporter substrate-binding protein, producing MRRKKQRNIIIGLVAALVIVAAAWFSFGPKKNNDQKDHVVTVGIVSETKAKQKIWEQAAIVAKQKYGVTLKIKNFTDYNQPNKAVKNGDIDLNAFQHYAFLKAWNKANHGGVVAIGRTKIAPIRLYSKKYHKLSELPKGATIAVPNDASNESRALFVLKNAGLIKLRPGQALVTAADIIKNPKNFKIKEINADQAGRVINSVDAAVVNNDFASPAGLGTKETIYIEPVNQDSLQWVNIIGARKGEEKNKDYLAVVKSFQTAETKRLYKKYYGDMEIPAWDLKF
- a CDS encoding dihydrofolate reductase; its protein translation is MITYIWAEDQKHEIGLAGHLPWHLPNDLKHFKELTLGHPIVMGRKTFISLPTILPQRQHIVLSSSKDLKSKYAAHQQVLILPTLAKLDTWLADHSADQIFVIGGAMVFEALQERVDCLEKTEIKASFAGDTVMPPLDYSQFKLIKKIAHQPDEQNKYPYVFKTYLRKNDLADK
- a CDS encoding TipAS antibiotic-recognition domain-containing protein; this encodes MNKKTDQITAKNYNKMKETEADLVRDLQAVVKDASKEASLSDEIFQKHQDWLKLIMPNYSPEIHLGIIKGYENIERYQSYYDNKAGKGATNILIKIVKAHLAK
- the pnuC gene encoding nicotinamide riboside transporter PnuC, which encodes MKLQPNTNIFRLSWYLDQMRGWSFKTYMLLMLGIGIIIGTTVGAPLNALALITMIAAVMGFTCTLAITNAKPINGILGLLSAIIYIIVSIYAKNYANVVLQASYILLLDLPVLLLPAWSKNAEKHIRGLNISQWFLTLLFFMVVLGLLYFMDTQVFISPRPWIDATAGAIGVTGSILCTLRFREQYYFWTIQGIMSVVLWGVTAFQGDANLTLFITYLLYLSNDLLAFTDKHTHWFH
- a CDS encoding cation:proton antiporter: MQVLSTLVVVLLFTLIGGQLSTRCHLPAVIGELLAGIVIGPAILNWVSPSNLLASFADLGVVLLMFLAGLESDLAILKKLWRQSVLVAAMGMVVPIITAYLTGIMFHFAKSESLFLGLIFAATSVSISVAVLQEMGQLNSQVGMTILGAAVVDDLLAIILLSVTSNLMSAANGGTTAALQLVKPLLLQVGYLGLLALTGIWFMPRLITLSRRLTLPVPTTLVSLLLVLAAAWLAEAVGLSSVLGAFLTGLALGRSSAKVELQKNFTVLGYSSFIPIFFASIGLKMSLTGIFQDGTLFLTLFLGGVMSKLLGAGLGAKLAGFANQQALTIGAGMVSRGEMALVVAQLGLQQHLLAPEAYSVVVGSIIMTTLLAPFLLRWLLNSKK